In the Populus trichocarpa isolate Nisqually-1 chromosome 1, P.trichocarpa_v4.1, whole genome shotgun sequence genome, aaagaaatgaagGGCGGGTATAGAGTCTGTAGACTTGCAGTGATGGTGTGTTTGATGGAGCATACACAAAACTGGACCATATATATAGAGACAAAGAAAGCAATTAATATTAAGACTTGGGATTTAGTGTTAATGTATATGCTGGTCTCCCTTGGGGCTTGTCGATCTAGTGTTTTGTGTTAATTTCTTGTTTGTAATCAGAAAACTCAAGTGGGGTCCTCCCTTTGTGACTGGAAGGTTTATATTAGGGAAGTCATTCCGATTCCTCTATCTTcttctgcttttctttttctttttcttttcacctTTTGGATTTACAGCGTTAATTTGAAACTACTTAATATTTCCGATTCCTCTATATTtttgaaggaaaacaaaaacaatttataaagtGTAAGGAACAATATAAGAGACAAAGAAAGCAATTAATTAAAGGGTTAATATTAAGATTTAGGATTTAGTGTTAGTGTATAGGGTGGTCTCCCTTTTGGCTTGTTGAGCTTCGATTTATTTGTTAGCTTTTATTAAAGTTGAGCTAACTATTTTCGCACATCAAAACTCGATTGGGGTGTGCTTTGCCAACTTATAATCCTAGTAAATATATCCTTGGAGTATTTATTTAGTcagcattttttttatgcacGCTGAAGCTGAAGacactaaaaacaaataaagaacacAAGAATTTTAATAAGTGAAAAGGGTTGTCGATGTGAATCCCAAGTTCGcaggttttattttctctagaataataatgataaagtCTCATCCTTAAGAGATTTACAAAGCATTAAATAGGTCAGAAACCCTACCTtatctaggaaaaaaaaaagaatccgaGATTACAAAGGAAGGAAGcatgaaatctaaaaataacatgaaataaaaaaaataataagaaaaatcataaaaattaccaAGCTTGGGCCCTCGGGGTGAGATTGTCAAAATTTAAAGACTCGATGATCAAAGTAGCAATTCCATGCTAATCTAAGAAAAAGTGACTccggaaactcctataaaatttgagcgcgatccaacaatcggataaaaaattatggcccTTTTAAGTTGTTACTTTGGTCTGACACGACCAAACCTCCTTTTGGATCTAGACCTGTCCCATTGGTCCATAAATGTAATTGCTAGGCCATCTACATAATCTGTTTGGTGCAAATCCTTATCTAGTTGTAGCAGACTCATACTTGACTGCTCATAATCACTTTTTATCACTAGCTCAACTACATCATTTTTCTCGGGTTAGAGAGAACTCGTTCTCGAGTTCTATTCTTCCTCCAAATAGGAAGTCAAGTGTTGAACACTGAAGACATCAGAAGTCTTCAGATGATGAGGAAGACAAATCTTATAGGCATTATCATTTATCTTCTACAATACCTTACAAAGACCTATCTTCCTTTCCTTCAACTTGTTATACTCATCCATTGGAAACTTGTCATATGTAAGGACTGTCCACACCAAATCACCGACTTCAAACACTACTCTTTTACGATGAGTATCAGTCAGAGCCTTATACGTGGCATTATTGTCACTTATTGTTTACTTAACCTGCTTATGAATTCCATGCAAGTAATTTGTTATGTTAGTTCCTTGGACGCTCAAGTGTCCAATGTGAGGAACGAGAATTAACTCTAGTTCTCTAGAAGGATTTTGTTCATAGACAATCTCAAAGGGGCTTAATTGGATGGTCCGATTCCGAGACCTATTATAAACAAACTCCACCTGTGGGAATGCCATATCCCATTGTTTTGGCATATCTCCAACCAAGCTTCGTGGTAAGTTGTTGAGACTGCATCTGCTCATCTGTCTAAAGGTGATAAGCACTGCTAAATTTAAGTTGAGTTCTCATTCTTCCCCGCAAACTCTTCCAGAAATTACTCATGAACTTGACATGCCTATCCGAAGTGATGGACCTAGGAATGTCATGCAAACGAACCACCTCATTGAAGTAAAGTTGGGCTACCCAAGATGCATCTATAGTATTTTGGTAGGCTATAAATTGAGCTATTTTTGAGAACTTGTCAACTACAACAAAAATAGAATCTATAGCCTGTTGTTTACGGGGTAAGTCCAATACAAAATCCATGCTCATGTCTAGCCACGGAGCATCACGAACTGGTAATGGATTGTACAACCCAACATTTGATAAGAACAATaacatgttattatttattgatgaatataattctcgatttattttattaaatgcatgTATTAACTTTTCAGTTTGTAGTTAGTATTCTTCTTGAATGTAAAGAACAATATTATCAcctacatatttttttagtatttagaaaaaaattgctcCATCCGGCTAAGAACAATATCATCacccacattttttttttgtatttagaaaaaaattgttccaTCCGGCTAAGTAGCGTGAAGAATCAAACTAGTTAAAACACTAAATTACCTCCTAATTTTAAcacttgtatttatttaaaaacttaatttaagtCATCAAATACTTATAAATTCGACTTCGATGATGAACAATTAGAGGAATTATTTATGAGACTATCATATTACATGTGTGCACTTGTGATGGTGCACTTATCTACTCTTGAGAAGTTACACAGAAAATACCTATCGTATCAAAGTTATTGTTTCAGGGACTCATGAAATAAGCTTAAAAAACAATGCTTTCTGTGGGATTCTATTAAAAGAtccttccctctttttttttttttatccatttcttatctttatttgtCGAGCTAGTTTATGTTTCTTATTTTGCCAAATGATTTAGTGGTTATCCATAATATTTTGCCAGCAAGAACATCTAATGCCTGGCAATGAAGACGAGATTCTTGTTATAATATTCCGTTCTTCGTTCCCTCTTCTGCACTCCATGTCGATGCATTTTCCCTCTTTAGCATCTCCAGTTCTTTTTATGAGTAGTCATATAATGAATGAACGTTtaaaggaaaaaggaagaacAAAGCGAGAAGAAGATGGAGACCcaacattattaatttattacaaaGTAACATTTCTCTGGTAGATGTTCCTGCCTTCTGGGACCTTGTTGCCATAGCTCTACATCACGCCAATGATGCCATCAGAGTCTTACATTGCTCCTTTCactttataaattgttttttttttgtttttctccttcAAAGATATAATTTTCAAGTCGAGTGAGGTGTTGCACCCCATTGTCGTGATTAACGTGCATGTCTAAAGCTCCTGTACTAACATTACATAAGAATAAAGTAAAGTAGTATATAACATAAGaattgaaaagagaagaaaagataagGACCCAGTAAATTAAGTAGTGTCAAATTAACGTGTAATACGAACATTGAAAAAAGAGAGCAGAAGAAGATGGAGGAATCGGAATGACTTGCTAGAGGAAAAGGTATACGATCACCTCGAGTTTGATTTTTTGGAGTGGCTGTTCATCTGTGAATTATGTCCAGAAAAGtattcataatataaaaagaagaagaagaagataaactcAAAATTCATTAGTCTAGTTTGAAAATTAAAGTATTTCTACTTAAGTTCTCACGCAGACCCAAGTGAGAGTACAGGTAATACCCTACTATAGAACCATCTTTAACACAAAGGTAGGATCCAACTTCAGTTTTCTGGTTACAAACAAGAAATTAACACAAAACActcacaaataattaatttcttggcagattctttatttaaaaaataatggttaaggatgtaaattttttgtttttaaagcatgttttgttttgttttgtattgtatgataattgaagaataaaatactGTTGAAAAAATAGGgagaatgattaaaaaaagtcatttatATCAACGAAATAGTGGCAAGGTTATGGTcgaaaatagagttttttaaCCCGCATATTTTGCATAAAGATCATGATACTgggcttgtaatttttttgaaaactttttgaaaaacttttttttttgttgattttttataagattgaacattatattattatattatatgatgtttattataagaaaagataaatgatGTGGTGTTTTTACTGTTTCAAAATCACTTTTCACCATCTTGTATATATATGTGGATTggaataatagttttttttttaatttcatttaattttcaaacttttgttttttcacgaTTAAGCTCTTATCAACCTAAATTAGCATCcgattgcatgttttttttaaagagataattgaattgaaagacaaaggactgaaaaaaaaaagggtaaaatagatggtgtctttcaattttgtttgaaaagtaCATTTGAGTCCCCTATCTTTTTTAGCTattacactaccagaaattcgatAAAttcaaacggaaataccgagggaatattttcgttggtaaattgccgacggattttaccgacagaaatattccctcggtatttaccgagggaattacagtgggaaaaaaatgattaaaaaaagcaaaaaaataataatgacgtgccatttttaccaacagaatcactattcatcatgtcaattacaaaggggatcaccgacggataattccgtcggtattttacagagagttcTGGAACTATTCACTTCCCAACTacactgttaattactgttcttcacagacaaaatcactgacggattgaaaaTGCGTCGGTATTATTTGGCGATttctcaaaattttttattaacttgaaaatttaaattaaatattacagacggaatcaccgatggaatgattaaaaatattaatatttaattatccgtcggtaaaataccccaataaaaagcctagaatccctaatttcacaacagacccgtctcctttcttcttctttttcttctcttctctcctctcctcaactccttctcttctccttcatGCTCGagtatgtcttcttctcctttcttattttttcctctcagttttttttaattagtatactttacgaatttgtttttttttctcttcttagcttcacttgcaactacattaaggtaaaaaaaaaaaattcttcttttttcttctttttttcactatatttgtcttttattttatttttaattgtttttgttcttaataattgtatgaatgttgttgtaggattttttttcatatgaatatttttagttgaatttattttttcgtgttatttatttgttgcaaatttgtttgagttgactttcttcttcttttttccaagcattttgagtattataaagtgttgattaatattaatttatttattttatagttttgtaaaatagatttttttaaaaaaaaatttatataattaccgacggaattacatacGATATTTTTccgagggaattaccgacggaatgaagcggataattgttttttgctcGCCTTTTCCGTCATTAAATCCatcagtaataatatttttttattaccaacggacttaTCAACgtacaaaaaattaccgacgaaagatttACAGACagagcatttccgtcggtgattacattggtaaattaattaccgacggaatggtAGTGCAAATACCAACGgaaaaatccatcggtaaatataaagattgtgGTAGTCTTAGGTTCCGGTCcctctaattataaaaaaactaatttgggtatcgaattttatttttattattttccagtCTAAAATAGCCATTAGCTATTTTATTAATTGCATGtatcaactttttaattaacaattataatttttcttcatgGTAAAAGAACTGTATCATCACCCATTTATTtctttgcattaattttttttttgtttttgcttcatTAGTGTGAAGAATCAAACTAGTTAAAAcactaaataacttttttattttatttggaaccTTGTATTTACTTAAGAACTTAATCGAAATCATAGAATACTTATAAATTCTACCTTGATAAGAAACAATTAGaggaatatttatttatgagaaTATCGTATCATATGTGTGCACTTGTGATGGTGCAGTAATCAAAGATATTGTTCAGGGACTCGTGAAATAAGCTTAAAAAACAATGCTTTCTGTGTGATTCTATTAAAAGATCCTTCCCTCTTTGGTTATATTCCGTTCTTCGTTCCCTCTTCTGCACTCCATTTCGATGCATTTTCCCTCTTTAGCATCTCCAGTTCTTTTTATGAGTAGTCATATAATGAATGAACgtttaaaggaaaaggaagaataaagcgagaagaaggaggaggaggaggaggaggaggaggaggagaaggaggagacccaacattattaatttattacaaaGTAACATTTCTCTGGTAGATGTTCCTGCCTTCTGGGACCTTGTTGCCATAGCTCTACATCACGCCAATGATGTCATCAGAGTCTTACATTGTTCCTTTCactttataaattgttttttttccctacaaaattacattaaaaaaatattttcacatcATGATTAATTAAGctggtttaaaataatattctctgTGAATAGAAATAATAAGGTGTTTAAAGTCATCTATGAAAGCCAAAAAGCATgcaaaaaagattttataaaaaagaattaaaatacaCGAAAAGGGTTCACCAGGAGTGTATTTTCaccattaataaaaatattgtttggtaattagttgttatatttttacttaaaaaatagtaGATCttgtaatatatttatttttttaattaaaaaaacatgggaaacaaaacagtttttttttttttttgaaatgacatgtattttaatttcaaattacaaGAACTTAACAATTTTAAATAGACACATATATACACTCCTTGGATTTGGCTTATTTTCAGTTAGTGATATATTATTTCGGTGAAATCTAAATCAttggttttgaaattaataatttaaatttaaataaaaaacccacCAATTTTATAAAGTTTCTAAGCATTCCACTAATTTGTATGAAGTTTTAACGATTGAAAATCAGACTCATAATATGGATTCTACTAACTTTATTCGTAATTTTACTCAATTGTCGTGATTAACGTGCATGCCTAAAGTTCCTGTACAAGAATCAagtaaataatcaattaaagtAGTATATAACATaagaattgaaataaaagaaaaggacaaaccCACTGAATTAAATTAAGTAGTGTCATATTAATCATGGTCTCAGTGATAATAGCTTGAGACTAAGAAGTTTGCTCTTCATGTGATTTCAtgttcgagtcatgtggttactaatatgatggtcattgaaggtttacatggtcattaattttagTGCTGGtggaattagttgaggtacacaCAAGTTAGCCCAGacatcaacattaataataataataaaaaaaaaacagtgtcaAATTAACGttgtaaatataaaaagtgaaaaagaaaaagaaaagcagaagAAGATAGAGGAATCGGAATGACTTCCCTAATATAAACCTTCCAGTCACAAAGGGAGGACCCCACTTGAGTTTTCTGATTACAAACAAGAAATTAACACAAAACACTAGATCGACAAGCCACAAGGGAGACCAGCATATACATTAACACTAAATCCCAAGTCTTAATATTAATTGCTTTCTTTGTCTCTATATATATGGTCCAGTTTTGTGTATGCTCCATCAAACACACCATCACTGCAAGTCTACAGACTCTATACCCGCCcttcatttctttccttttttttctacacAGTCGAATCAAAATGATCCAAGAGGATCATGGAAGCTTGACCGAAATATCAGATTCTGGCAAGCACATTTCCTtctcccaaaaaaacaaaagcctcTCTTTAGctctctttgtttctctcttgCTTGTCGCCACTATAGCTGCCGTTGTTACTCCCGTAAATTCACAGAACTCCAACAAAAATGACGCTGCTCATTCCATTATAAAGATGTCATGCAGCTCCACAAGATACCCAGAACTGTGCTACTCTGCGATTGCCAATGGCCCTGGAGCTGCTGCCAGTTTGGCAGCTATCAACGACGAAAACGATGTTCTTATAGAATCCATAAGAGCCACTCAACAAGCTATTGACACCAATACCGCCGGTATAGAGAGTTACAAAACCACCAATAAGATGAAACTCACCAATCAGCAAAATGATGCTCTCGATACTTCCACGGACAACAATGAATTGTCTCAAAGTGATTTACAAAATGCTATAAACAGTCTCAATTACTATACTAACGAGATTCCTCTTAGCGATCAAGATACTGAGCCGGACATCAATACCCCACTGAGTTCTTGCATAACCTACCAAGACACGATCATGGATGGTTTCTCTCATACCGCCGCAGACAAGCAGGTGCGTAAAGATATTTCGGATGGAGTAGATAATGTTAGAAAAATGTGCATGAATACTCTGGCAATGAACATGAACATGACAGCCACTCGCATTGCCAATGAGCTTAAAACCACAAAGAGGAATCTCAAGGAGGAAAACAGTAGAAATGAAAGTGGGTGGCCAAAGTGGTTGTCAGTAGCCAACAGGAGGTTGTTGCAGTCATCATCATTGACACCAGATGTGGTGGTGGCTGCTGATGGCAGCGGGAATTATAGTACAGTAtcagctgcagctgctgctgcCCCAACGAGAAGCAGTAAGAGGTACATTATCAGAATCAAGGCAGGTGTTTACAGGGAAACTGTGCAAGTACCAATCAATAAGACTAACTTAATGTTTCTTGGAGATGGAAGAAGGAAAACGATCATTACAGCAAGTAGGAGTGTGGTGGATGGCATCACAGCCTTCCGTTCTGCCACCGTTGGTATTTTTCGTTTTTCGATCCATTCATTTTGCACactgttccttttctttttaagaaaaattgatacAAATAGAATAATTCTAGAGATATTTAGGCTCTTATACTAACATTTCTCATGAACAATGCAGCCGTAATGGGTGAAGGATTCCTGGCCAGGGACATCGCCTTCCAAAACACAGCCGGCCCGTCCAACCGCCAAGCCGTGGCGTTGCGTGTTAGTTCTGACCGCGCGGCATTCTACAAATGCAACGTGCTTGGATACCAAGACACCCTCCATGTCCACGCAAATCGTCAGTTCTTCATAAATTGTTTGATAGCAGGCACGGTCGATTTCATCTTCGGCAATTCCGCAGCTGTTTTCCAAGATTGTGATATCCATGCTCGTCGTCCCAATCCAGGCCAAACAATCACAATAACAGCCCAAGGGAGGAGCGATCCTAATCAAAACACTGGCATTGTAATTCAGAAAAGCAGGATTCACGCCACTTCTGATCTACTGCCAGTCAGGAGCAATTTCTCTGCGTATCTCGGTAGACCCTGGAAGGAGTATTCAAGGACGGTTGTCATGCAATCATCCATAAGTGATGTGATAAACCCGGCTGGGTGGCTCGAGTGGAGGGGAAAATATGCACTGAACACGTTGTATTACGGAGAGTATAATAACAGCGGGGCTGGTGCTGCAACCTCTGAAAGGGTCAACTGGAAAGGATACAAGGTGATTAATGCTGCAACTGAAGCTAAAAGCTTTACTCCTCGCAATTTCATTGCTGGTAGTACGTGGTTGAAATCCACTACCTTCCCATTCTCTTTGGATCTCTAAACGTGTCTTTTTATGACGCTACCATCTTAACTACCTCCGCTGCGTACTTGGAGTGTTGATTGGTTGTCTTTTATCACCTGCATGTCTGAGTTTATCATTCCCTTGTTTAAGAGTTTCGTTTCATGTTTATGGTGTTGTCACGTTCTCCTCCGTTTGTGGAGCTTGTCTCTTTTTGGTCCTAGCATGGACTCTTAATCATGAATAATAGTGTGTGAAATCATTGAAGTTTACTCTGTTGACGTTGCTTGAATTTATGAGCATGTACCTTTGCTATTATCATTGCTTTGTTGGGTCGATATTCATTCTTCCTCTAAGAGATGAAAACATGTCCATCCTACAAGATATGTGTTCACTTTCTGTGGAACCCGCCTGCTTACGATATAAATTAAGGATAAGGATTCTCCACGTAAAGACAAGAAAAGAGATGATGGTTAACAATTCTGTGTTTTTTCACGGTTTTCATGCCATGAAGAATCTAACACAAAGCCCAGCAATGATTTTCAACCACATCACTAATTGAGCTTGGCCCGTTAAGCAAGTTTCAAATTAATCACAAAAATTGAAGGGACTTGCTCCTCTTTACTGGTCGTTTAAGAACCGGCTAGCAAGTTGTTGATTATGGCAAGAAAGTATAAATGAAGCCAGCTACCACGTGAAATGAACTTGGTCAGAAGCATGCAGTTCTGACAAACACAAACATATATCTCCGGCACTTCCTTGTCAGAAGTACTTGTGATCTTCCAGGGTTTTACATTAACTTATTAATGTAGGAGATCTTGCGATTACGGGGGATTTTAATAAGTAATTAGATGTGTATCTTTTATAATTAGATGAGAATTAATTCCAGATAAAATATATGAAGGACTGATCATgtcaaacaaaagaaacaacttAAATTGACGATAATTTCTTATTGGACTGTTAATTatactcaaatttttacaagagttttcagagactgttttttttaaaataaccacGGAATCGCTACTTCAACTCTTAgatctttaaattttgaaaatctcGCATCGGATCCTGATTTTGATAATTTCtgtgatttttcttattatttatgaattttatatttctttcttttgtaacttttgatttttattttgtttttttagttgaggtaagatttttaatctatttaagGCTTtgtaaaactcaaaataaaaaagacttgtgaattgttattttatagaaaataaaacttgtgaATTTGTTATTCAGCCAATTTTACTCATTAAAATTTAtgtactttttaattatttattattatttttaacttccctatgcatcatttattatttattaaaattattaatcgGATCAATAATTGCCAAGTACAGTCATAAATACTCTCTAGGAAGATTCAATCTTATGACAATAACTAGTCTCGTTATCTCAAAGGATTAATTCAGGTGTTGAAGATCCAGCCCTAGGTCTTCTGTTCAaatcttgttatttatttattcatgtcCGATTATATCACTCTACTAGGTGTGTGATtaatatacatataaaccatcttaattacaaggaaaaaataataattgtgttGTCTCAAATGGACACGCATATATATCATTGTTTAtaaattctaaacaaaaaaataaaagcatggtAGGAAATGGTGGTGAATtctacaaataaataataagaatcgCAACATTTGTGCTTAGTGATTAAGGTTAGATTTagttaacattaaaaaagaaagcaatttaAAAGAAGAGCATTGTCCCatttaaaagtaaattgatGTAAAATACAGAGTTTTTCCATCAAATCGTGGAATTGTTGTTGTAATAGTGATAGAAACAGTATGCCGCTTTTGCTCATGAGAAGCAAAGGGCAAAGACTAGTGTGGTGCGCTTTCCCATTCCCATCAAA is a window encoding:
- the LOC18107806 gene encoding pectinesterase, producing MVQFCVCSIKHTITASLQTLYPPFISFLFFLHSRIKMIQEDHGSLTEISDSGKHISFSQKNKSLSLALFVSLLLVATIAAVVTPVNSQNSNKNDAAHSIIKMSCSSTRYPELCYSAIANGPGAAASLAAINDENDVLIESIRATQQAIDTNTAGIESYKTTNKMKLTNQQNDALDTSTDNNELSQSDLQNAINSLNYYTNEIPLSDQDTEPDINTPLSSCITYQDTIMDGFSHTAADKQVRKDISDGVDNVRKMCMNTLAMNMNMTATRIANELKTTKRNLKEENSRNESGWPKWLSVANRRLLQSSSLTPDVVVAADGSGNYSTVSAAAAAAPTRSSKRYIIRIKAGVYRETVQVPINKTNLMFLGDGRRKTIITASRSVVDGITAFRSATVAVMGEGFLARDIAFQNTAGPSNRQAVALRVSSDRAAFYKCNVLGYQDTLHVHANRQFFINCLIAGTVDFIFGNSAAVFQDCDIHARRPNPGQTITITAQGRSDPNQNTGIVIQKSRIHATSDLLPVRSNFSAYLGRPWKEYSRTVVMQSSISDVINPAGWLEWRGKYALNTLYYGEYNNSGAGAATSERVNWKGYKVINAATEAKSFTPRNFIAGSTWLKSTTFPFSLDL